In the genome of Moorena sp. SIOASIH, the window TTGGTGACTTGAGTAAATGCAGCACCTCCTGTTCTAAAATTTCCTGAGTCAACTGGTCTTGACGAAATACTAAAGCAGCACCAGAATCCTTAAAGCTAGCTGCATTGAAAGCTTGATGGTCTTCCGCTGCATAAGGGTAGGGAATCAGAATGGCTGGTGTTTCAGTTATCGCTAGCTCCGTTAAGGTTCCGGCACCAGCACGGCTAATGGCTAAATTAGCCCGTTGCAGTAATGGTGCCATCTGGTTATAAAAGGGCATACACAGGTACTGAGGATGGCTCAGGGTGTTAGCCTCTGGGTCTTTTTCTCCGGTTAAATGAACAATCCAAGCACCAGCTTCAAACCAGACGGGAGCACATTGCCGCACTAGTTTATTCACAGCCACTGCTCCTTGGGAACCCCCAACCACCACAATCAAGGGTACCTCTGGTGGAATCGGGAGTTCCAGGGGCTGACTCTGTTGAAAACTATCGCGCACTGGTGTACCAACGGTTACAGTTTGAATCCGAGGTAAGTACTTGGAGGCGGCTTCAAACCCTAGGGCTACAGTATTGCAAAAGGGACTCAGCCAGCGGGTTACTTTTCCAGGAATAGCGTTAGATTCATGTATAATGGTAGGTAGACCCTGCAACCGTGCTGCCATAATTGCAGGTCCAGCGATGTAACCGCCAGTGGTGAAGACACCATCAAATTTCCCCTCTCTCAGCAGTCGCCGCACTTGCCAAATTGAACTGACCAGGCGGGTAACGATGCGTAGAGTACCGAGACCAAAGCGTTGTTGAAAGCCTTCTACGGCAATGGTGTGCAGGGGATAGTCTGGTGGTAGCAACTCATTTTCAATGCGGTCAGGAACACCCAGCCACTCGATAGTGTAATTGGGTAAGTGTTGGGCTACTGCGAGGGCGGGAAATATATGTCCCCCCGTACCACTAGCGGCAATCAGCAATCGAATGGGTGACTTAGACACGGCTATCGGTCTCCTTGATCAATTGGGTGAGGGACTTTTGTGTTGGGTTAATGGGAGTAGGGAGTAGGGAGTAGGGAGTAGGGAGTAGGGAACAAATCCTTTCTACCTCATTACTATCAGAAACGCTATAGACTTGGTAATCGGTTATGCAAAATCCGGGCTAAAACCCTAGCAGATGAAAATTTGGATAGGGGCGAGCTCAGGGCCGTCTGGACTAGACATAGGTTAGCAAACTAGATTTGGTATGATTGGTGCAAGGGATTACCCTTTCTCCAATCACCAATGATAAATTACTAATTACCAGTTACTAGTTACCAGAATTACCAGTTACCAGTTACCAGTTACCAGTTACCAGTTACCGATTACCAATGACCAATCCAGCAACCTTACTGCAACGACTATCCCAATCTTTTACTACTAAAGTCAAGTCTATTTGTTTGGACTGGTCAGTATTTGTACTATTAACGGCAGGGTTGACCCTCGGCTCTCCTCTGAAAGCCCAAGCAGACAGTCCGGAAACCGCACCGCCTCAGCTTAAAGATACCCTCAGCCAAATTGATCGCTTCGCTAATGGCAAGGATGTTGAAGGGTTGCTGGGATTCTATAGCGCTAATTTTACTAACTCCGATGGCTTAAGTCGGCAGTTGATGGCAGAAGCTTTGACTCAATTGTGGCAGCGCTACCCTTTGTTGAATTACCGCACGGAACTGACGGATTGGCAGCAAGAGGGCAGCGCGATTGTGGCAGAAACAGTGACTTATATTACTAGTAACGAACAGGATGCTAGTAAGACCAAATTTGAATCGACTTTGCGATCGCGTCAGCGCTTTGAAAACCAAAAAATTGTCTATTCAACCATTTTGGCAGAGCGTTCCCAAATCACATCAGGAGCCAATCCTCCCAAGCTAACGGTGAAGTTACCAGAACAAGTGCGTATTGGTCAGCGATTTAATTTTGATGCCATTGTCCAGGAACCCCTCGGAGATGATTTGCTGCTGGGAGTAGCTATAGAAGAATCGGTTAGGTCACAGCGCTATACTAATCCCACTGAGATTGACCTGGAATCTTTGGCTGCCGGGGGAATTTTTAAGATTGGCCGAGCCCCACTGTTACCAGAAGACCGCTGGATTTCAGCTATATTAATTCGGGGGGATGGGATGATTATGATTACTCGACGGTTACATGTGGTTGAGTGATTAGGTTTGAAGGGAGTAGGGAGTAGGGAGTAGGGAGTCGGGAGTCGGGAGTCGGGAATCGGGAGTAGGGAGTAGGGAGTAGGGAGTAGGGAGTAGGGAGTAGGAAAATGAAACAGCCCTGCTCGTCATGAGGGACTGCATCAAGAGAGTATCAAAATCAAGATAGAATCAAATCTTATTACTATTCCCGATTCCCGATTCCTGATTCCCGATTCCCGATTCCCGATTCCCGATTCCCGATTCCCTACCTTTACAGATAAATTTTAAACTTGGTGCAAGGATTTCTAAACTTAAACAAACCAGCAGGTTGGACATCCCACGATTGCGTTGCTAAAGTGCGGCGTCTGCTACGGCTGAAACGAGTAGGACATGGAGGAACCCTTGACCCAGCTGCTACGGGGGTTTTACCCATTGCTCTGGGTAAGGCAACCCGACTGTTGCAGTATATGCAGCAGGATAAAGCCTACAAGGCTACGGTGAGACTGGGAGTGAGGACAACTACTGATGATTTGGAAGGAGAGGTGATTGCTACTCAGTCTGCAGCTGGGTTGACTCTGGAGTTGGTCAAGGGTTTGTTGAAACAGTTTGAAGGTACGATTCAGCAAGTGCCACCAATGTATAGCGCTATTCAGATCAAGGGTAAACGGCTGTATGATTTAGCCAGAGCTGGTGAAGTGGTAGAGGTACCAGAACGAACTGTAGAGGTTGAGACGATCGAGGTTTTGGATTGGCGTGGGGGGGAATTTCCGGAAATTGATTTAGCGATCGCATGTGGCCCTGGCACCTATATTCGCTCCATTGCCAGGGATTTAGGAGATGCCCTCGAAACCGGTGGTGTGCTCGCCGCTCTGACTCGCACTCGCAGCAGTGGCTTTGATTTAGCCGATAGTCTGACATTAGAAGAATTGACCGAACAGCTCGAAAAAAGCCTATTCCAGCCAGTGTCCCCTAGTGTAGCTTTGGGGCACTTACCCTCTGTAACCTTGTCCCCTGATCAAGCCCGTCGCTGGTGTTTAGGACAGCGTATCTCTGGGGATGATACTCTAGCTAAAGTCTCTACCCTTGAAACCTCCACAAGCCCTCTGCAAGTCTACCACGAAGATGGCAGTTTTTTGGGTATTGCTAAAGTTATCTCCTCAACCTCTGGGGTATTGCTGGCTCCCCAAATGGTTTTTGTTTGATGCAATAGCAAAGGGAACAGGGAACAGGGAATAGGGAGCAGGGAGTCGGGAGTCGGGAGTCGGGAGTCGGGAGTCGGGAGCAGGAAACAAAAATTATCATCAATGATTTATGATACCTATAGCAATTTTAAATCATTTGTAAAATCACTGGACTTCTTAAAAACTAGCTCCAACTCCTGTCCCTTCTGCCTTCTGCCTTCTGCCTTCTGCCTTCTGCCTTCTGCCTTAAAGCAGCCCATTTATTTCACTAATCAGATAGGACTGCTATAGTTAATTGAATCTAACAGGACTTACCTAACCTGATTTCGACATAACCAACTATCCTCCGATTGAGGAGCTTCGAGTCAGTATTCAGGCGTTATAATTTAGGTTGTAATCAACAAAAGTAAAATTGTATTTGAAGCAACAAAATAACTAAAAATTATTAAATTTATTATTTAATATCATAATTTAACCGTTAAATATTCCCTATTATAAAGTAGTGTTGTACTGGGGTAATATCTAATAGCAATTTTATAATGTCCTGACAGATTCCCTCTCCCCACACTTCCCACACTTCCCACACTTCCCACACTTTCTCTACTCCCGATTCCCGATTCCCGATTCCCGATTCCCTACTCCCTACTCCCTACTCCCTACTCCCTTCAAATCAAAATGGCAAACAGTAAATCTGGCACTGTTCAAGACCTAGTCACGGTTCAGGAAGCTGCTGAAATCTTAGGTGTTTCCTCCGATACCATACGTAGGTGGGAAAAGAAAAAGCTGCTCAGGGCAAAGCGGTCTGAACGAAACTACCGCTTTTTTGACATTGAAGAATTAAAACGAATTCAAAGGAAGTATCAAGGGCTAGCTACTGGGGTTGAGTTTCGTGTTCTCAAGAGCAAAGCCACTAGGTTCGGAGTAATCGAGTTATTTGCTGGGTGTGGAGGCATGGCACTGGGTTTTGAGAATGCTGGCTTAAGCACCAAGCTGCTGGTGGAGATTGATAAAGACTGTGTAAACACTCTGAAGCTGAATAGATCTTCCTGGAAAATCATACCTGAGGATATAGCCAACGTTGATTTTACCGAATACAGGGACAACGTAGAGATTGTGGCTGGTGGGGTGCCCTGCCAAGCTTTCAGCTATGCCGGTCTGGGTAAAGGTTTTGACGATACTAGAGGGACGCTCTTTTTTGAGTTTGCACGGTGTGTCAAGGAAGTACAGCCGAAAATAGCACTGGTTGAAAACGTTAGGGGTCTGATTAACCATGACCAAGGCAGAACCTTATCCACCATGCTGCGAACCTTAGAGGATTTAGGCTACAACCCTACCTATAAATTGCTCAGAGCACAGTTTCTAGATGTCGCACAAAAGCGCGAGAGGGTAATTATCATTGCGGTCAGAAAAGACTTAGACCTAAAAGCAATATTTCCTAAGGAAAAGGATTACACTATATCTCTGAGGGAGGTGCTCAAAGATTGCCCTAAATCTATAGGAGCAGAATACCCTCGCCGCAAGAGAGAAATTATGGAATTAATACCACCAGGAGGTTATTGGCGGAACTTACCCCCAGCGCTTCAGAAAGAGTATATGAAAAAGAGTTTCTATCTCGGTGGCGGCAAAACCGGTATGGCTAGACGGCTTTCTTGGGAAGAACCTTCCCTTACTCTCACCTGTAACCCAGCTCAAAAACAGACCGAGCGGTGTCATCCTGAAGAAACACGACCCTTGACAGTTAGGGAATATGCACGTATTCAGAGCTTCCCCGATGATTGGGAATTTACAGGTTCTCTAACATCAAAGTACAGACAAATCGGCAATGCGGTACCTGTTAACTTAGCTTACCACATTGGACGATGTCTGATTGCGATGTTGCAAGGGAAATTCGACCCAGAAACGATGCAGAAGTGTTGAACTTCCGTTGGGTGCATCTCTTTTGTAAATGTTCGTAGGGTGCGTTAGGGACGGGAAAGCCCTGATCTTCTTGGTAGCCAGTGTTAGGACAATCCGTCCCGTAACGCACCACCCAAACGGCAAAAATGAGATGCTAACCCCAATTTTTTGATAATTACTCAGCCAAATATGATATTAATAATAAAGACACACTAATACACTATAGTGTTTGTATTTGAGATGTAAACCTAGGAGGTCTTTTTTTATTGTCCAATAAAACTCCAGACCTCTTTCCGATATTGCCTTTTGCCTGCCCCCCTTATTAAGGAGGGGGGATTCCTATTGCCTATTGCCTTTTTCAGCAATTGTGTTTACAACCCAGATCCAAACGCTATATGACTGTACAAAGCCAAAAACTATCACCGTTGAGACTAATACTAATAGTATTGATATCTTTAGTATTAGTCGCCATTGTTGCCATAGGAGCTACCTTTGCCCTTTCAGGAGAATCGTTGATGAAATTTCCAGGAAAACAACCTACCAATATTGGGATTCAGTCCTCAGGGCAATTAGCACCTTGCCCCAATACACCTAACTGTGTCAGCAGCTATAGCCAAGATGCCGAGCATGGTATTCAACCTTTAGCTTACAATTCTACCCCTACCGAAGCAATGGCTAAGCTTAAAATTGTGATCGAAAACCTAGAACGAACACAAATTATTGAAGAGAAAGACAACTATCTCTACGCACAATTCACTACTCCTTTAATGGGGTTTGTGGATGATGTAGAGTTTTTGTTGGATGACAGTTCTAAGGTAATCCATGTTCGCTCCGCCTCCCGTTTAGGAAAATCCGATTTGGGCCTTAATCGGAAACGGGTGGAAATAATTCGAGCGAAGTTGAGC includes:
- the murG gene encoding undecaprenyldiphospho-muramoylpentapeptide beta-N-acetylglucosaminyltransferase encodes the protein MSKSPIRLLIAASGTGGHIFPALAVAQHLPNYTIEWLGVPDRIENELLPPDYPLHTIAVEGFQQRFGLGTLRIVTRLVSSIWQVRRLLREGKFDGVFTTGGYIAGPAIMAARLQGLPTIIHESNAIPGKVTRWLSPFCNTVALGFEAASKYLPRIQTVTVGTPVRDSFQQSQPLELPIPPEVPLIVVVGGSQGAVAVNKLVRQCAPVWFEAGAWIVHLTGEKDPEANTLSHPQYLCMPFYNQMAPLLQRANLAISRAGAGTLTELAITETPAILIPYPYAAEDHQAFNAASFKDSGAALVFRQDQLTQEILEQEVLHLLKSPTRLEDMKQKAASLAIRDSGKRLASLVRELVER
- a CDS encoding nuclear transport factor 2 family protein, with translation MTNPATLLQRLSQSFTTKVKSICLDWSVFVLLTAGLTLGSPLKAQADSPETAPPQLKDTLSQIDRFANGKDVEGLLGFYSANFTNSDGLSRQLMAEALTQLWQRYPLLNYRTELTDWQQEGSAIVAETVTYITSNEQDASKTKFESTLRSRQRFENQKIVYSTILAERSQITSGANPPKLTVKLPEQVRIGQRFNFDAIVQEPLGDDLLLGVAIEESVRSQRYTNPTEIDLESLAAGGIFKIGRAPLLPEDRWISAILIRGDGMIMITRRLHVVE
- the truB gene encoding tRNA pseudouridine(55) synthase TruB translates to MQGFLNLNKPAGWTSHDCVAKVRRLLRLKRVGHGGTLDPAATGVLPIALGKATRLLQYMQQDKAYKATVRLGVRTTTDDLEGEVIATQSAAGLTLELVKGLLKQFEGTIQQVPPMYSAIQIKGKRLYDLARAGEVVEVPERTVEVETIEVLDWRGGEFPEIDLAIACGPGTYIRSIARDLGDALETGGVLAALTRTRSSGFDLADSLTLEELTEQLEKSLFQPVSPSVALGHLPSVTLSPDQARRWCLGQRISGDDTLAKVSTLETSTSPLQVYHEDGSFLGIAKVISSTSGVLLAPQMVFV
- the dcm gene encoding DNA (cytosine-5-)-methyltransferase, producing MANSKSGTVQDLVTVQEAAEILGVSSDTIRRWEKKKLLRAKRSERNYRFFDIEELKRIQRKYQGLATGVEFRVLKSKATRFGVIELFAGCGGMALGFENAGLSTKLLVEIDKDCVNTLKLNRSSWKIIPEDIANVDFTEYRDNVEIVAGGVPCQAFSYAGLGKGFDDTRGTLFFEFARCVKEVQPKIALVENVRGLINHDQGRTLSTMLRTLEDLGYNPTYKLLRAQFLDVAQKRERVIIIAVRKDLDLKAIFPKEKDYTISLREVLKDCPKSIGAEYPRRKREIMELIPPGGYWRNLPPALQKEYMKKSFYLGGGKTGMARRLSWEEPSLTLTCNPAQKQTERCHPEETRPLTVREYARIQSFPDDWEFTGSLTSKYRQIGNAVPVNLAYHIGRCLIAMLQGKFDPETMQKC
- a CDS encoding DUF1499 domain-containing protein, with product MKFPGKQPTNIGIQSSGQLAPCPNTPNCVSSYSQDAEHGIQPLAYNSTPTEAMAKLKIVIENLERTQIIEEKDNYLYAQFTTPLMGFVDDVEFLLDDSSKVIHVRSASRLGKSDLGLNRKRVEIIRAKLS